The Aspergillus nidulans FGSC A4 chromosome VII nucleotide sequence CTAGATCAAGGGGATGACGTGCTGCGTGCGCGTTCTCTTCTATCATCCTACTCCGCAGGCTCTTCCTCTCTGGACCAGGGGTACGTAAAGGACTTAGGCCGGCCGTTCTCTGACTGTCACGTCAAACATGATCTCTTGTCCCCGTCTTTGTCCATCTCGTCCCCGTTTAACCCGTCTTTGTTTCAAGACCGCATACCTTTTGTCACACAATGGCTGCGACtgcccaaagccaaagcgAGGAAGTTGCCGTGGAGATAAAAGCAAACGCTACCGTTCATAATCGCGAGATAGGGACTGACGAAAGCGTCCTTTTTGAGGACACACGCACCCCACACGCACCCCAGGCGCCTTCGACAATGAACATTGCTATCCGTCCGAATGCGCCTCAAGACCTTCCAGTTCTGCTCAGTAGGGTGAGCAAGCTCGGTGCATCATACGCACagaacgaggacgaggatatTCGAGCCGAATACCTGGATGCGGGCCCGCCGTCTCGTCTATTCTCTCGAGACTCCTCGTGAAGCTATGAACAGATACTGCTGGTCTCAGGTTCGCTCCCCGCAACAGCGGAGAATGCATTTAATGTACGCAGAGCACACTACGCTGCGATTGAGACCTGTGTCGACCTCGGCGTCTTCGTTTCGTTGTCGAAAGATGATACTCCCAAAACAGTGGCTGAGCTCGCCAAAGCTACCCATGCTGATCCTTTGCTTCTCTGTATGCTGCTCCCCCAAAGGGTTCTACTCTTCTCTCCCATCTGGCATGCTGACAAGCCAGCCCGCCTCCTCAAGCATTTATCCACCATGGGTGTCATCATCGAAACAAGCGAAGACACCTATCTTTGCAACGGCTTTTCCACGTCTTTGAGCAATAAGCGCTACAGCGACGCCTACCCATGCATGTTCGCTCGTTATCTTCCCCTATATTCCTCTTTTCAGCAAAGTCCGCTGATACCGTCGTTAGGACCAACTGCATCACATACGGCATCACCAGCCTGCCCTCGTTTCTCAAGAgaaccaactacaccaacccAAGCAATGGTTGCCATACCGCGTTCCAAGACGGATAACGCATCAGCAAGCACTTCTTCGAATTCCCCAAGAAACACCTCACCTACGGCGCAGAGTTCAATAACCACAGGACAGCCTACCGTCAGGCCGACCTAGCTGGATGGACGACGGATTCTACCCGGTCACTTCTCTCACGGAAGGGTTGAACATCGGTGCTGACGGCGTGCTCCTCGTTGATGTTGGCGGCAACGTAGGCCAAAATCTGCTCGAGTTTCGCCGCAAGTGGCCCAGCATTCCTGGCCGACTCGTTCTCCAAGATCTGCCGGAGGTCACTGAACAGGCGAAATGGCGGAACCAAGATATACAAGAGGACATTGAGCTAATGAATCACGATTTCTTCACCGAGCAGCCTGTCAAAGTTTactcctctccctcttttctctctcttctcctcctttcctccCATACTACTATCACACATCATTTACAAAATAGGTGCCAGATCCTACTACATGCACTCCGTCCTCCACGATTGGGCGGATGCGGACTGCCGCCGCATCCTCTCCAACCTCGTGTCTGCCATGATGCGTGGCTACAGCAATATCTTGATCAATGAGAACGTGATCCCGTCCACCAACGCGAAGAGTTtggtatcatcatcatggcaGACTTCGCGTCCCAGGAGCGGACGGAAAAGCAGTGACATGCGCTTGTCGAGTCGGTTAGGCTGAAGATTGTGAAGAtttggacgaggagaaggggagtAGAGAGTTTGATCGAGTGTGAGCTTGCTTAGGTAGGGCACTTGACTATAATTTGAGGTTGGAGGTATTTCAAACGCATTGATTCCACAAGGTAATAAGATTGATTTCGACTCCTGAGGCAAGGTGTTGTATCTTAGCACTAATAGCCCGGAGGTACTAATCGACAATCTTCAAATGTAACCCTGTATGAGAGATATGTTGCCATTTGAGTCAGCGTGCTGATAGGCATAGCTTCAGGTTTATTTCGGATTACCATGATAAGTGGATCGAGACGTGTAAACCTCAGTACAGTTATAGTATAGTCATAAAAACTTCGTTTCATCTCAATCGTCAGATAGTGGAAACAGTGGACTTCTCAACCAGGATATAGTTGCCTCGTCCACCACTTTGGCGTCTGGATCTGGACCAAAAAATGGCTCAAAAAACTAATTATTcatttctcctcttcctctcctctggGACATCAGGAATCCTCCAATTATTCAAAATCCCCGTTCCAAAATTCAGGTACGTCGCATATCCCAGCCAAGCCGCATACGGTGCAAAGAGCCAAAAGCTCACTCTGTCGGACCCCCACAACTCCCTCATGAGCGTAGCCACTGTCCCACCAAGAAGAACAATATCCCCTGCGGCCAGGATTGGCTTCCTCGCTGCAAAGAAGAGCGGCATCCAGAGGTGGTTGAGGAATAACTGAGCGGTGTACAGCGTCTGCGTGATGGTGGTGTCTGGTTCCAGAGTGTTCACCGTGAAGTGGTAGGAGGCGTAACCAGTTAGCCCGTAGAGGAGAGTCCAGACTGGCGGAAAGAGCCATGAGGGTGGTGAGGCTGGCGGTTGCTTGAGGGCATGGTACTTGGGTTTTGTGCCGTAGCCTGTAGTTCGGCATTGGATATCAGTTAGCTAATATTCTATCtattcttcttcattttgagCACTTGAGATCGATGTAAGGGTTCAATTGACGTACGGTTTACGAGGTAGCCTATTGTTGAGCCCGTCGCGACGGGCGTTAAAGTTGCAAGTAGTGGCGAGGCGAAGATCGCCTGCGGGAGGACGAAGGACCACGGCATTTCGGTGATCGGTTGATACGAGACCAGAGAATAAAGTTCAGTCTGGAGATGATGCAGGCTGGTTATATTTACGAAGAAGCTGTGACGTCACCATCGCGACCAAGCAAGGCAATGTATCAGCCCCAAAGGTCTAGACTTAAGAGGCCGGAAGTAGCCTTAATCAGTAAACTTGGAGACGCCTCTGCTTGATGCTCTTTGTAATACATGGTAGAAAGCGCAATATTGGACTCTAAAGTATATAACCTCCATTGTTGACTCATTATATGTAATTTGTTGCCACTTTCCCCGAAATCATGCTAGGCCACTAATATCTGGCCGAAGTTGTTCTATATGGTGATTTCATTTACAAGGTGAGAGTGGCAGACCACATATATCCATCTACCAAGTTCGTCCGACTTGCTTCATCGCCTTCCACAGCAAGATCTTTGCATAAACCACATGCAATTTATACAACCACCACGGCACCTTTTGAAGTCCTTTCCCTTTGTCCGCCGGGATACATATTTCCGCACCCAACGGTCACATATGTAACTTTCGTTGTCTCACTTGTGATCTTCTCCACAATGAACTCCTGGAATGCGCCTTCCATCAATCGCCAGGGGATTCCATAAGAGGCCGCTTTGTCGACTTGATCGACTGAGCGGCGTGGAAACTTCCAGTAGAGGACGGTTCCTGCTGCGTCTGTTTCTGCATTTATGTTGCTGGCCGTGATCATCGCCTTGCTCGGCCGGAATTCGCAGATAGGGTTAGCCGTTTCAGAGTGTAGAATAGGTTGGTCCAGCTGTATCCTTCGTGCAGAGCTCCAGTGACCTAGCATAAACGCCCCCGCACTATGTGACCTCCCAAACAACAAGCTCCACGGAGTGAAGGATAGTTGCGGAACATCTTTATCCAGGAACCACGCTTCCAGCCCTCTTGCTCGAGCGTCAAGGAACGCAGAGAACAGATTCCTTGCAAGATCATATGCGTCTCCGACTTCGCTTATTCCACACCTCACCAGCTGTGCAACGGGAACATCAACCTGCAGCGCCACAAGCGAAGTCACCCAGTGCGTTTTCTGCGTTTCGCGCTTGATCCCATTTGAACCCGGCCACTCTGAAAGCAAGGCTGACTTATCTGTTCTCTGTGGAGGTCCTGGTGCTCCTTCGGACGACTCGATGATATTACGACAAGCACTGGCTTTGGAAAGTTAAGTTATCAGAACGCGAGGTATGGATTTCCGAGATATCGTTTGCTGAGGCGAATTGCCATGGTACCACCGAATGcgaggaaagagagggcTGCTGTGAGGTGGGGCTTGGCTTGGAGGAGACTGCTCATGATAGCTGATATCGCAAGAATTTGTTGGAGCCTTAAAGTTGCATGTTTTTATTACTGGTTATTATTGCTGGATGATGGCTCATGATGGCTTGTTATACTTAGGACCCGGGTGTCGATATCACGCCGGTTTGCCCCGAACTTGAGGATGGATCACGCGGCCTCTGCCACTGCTCAGTCACGTTTTCTTTATTCTTCAGAGAGAATTAAAAGGAAATAAGAACAATTCACGATTGAGAGCAATTCCATCAGGGCCTCAAGTAGTTAGATCTGCCGCCAGACCCGAACTCGCACGTTTAGCAGCCGGAACAACGGATTAGCCACAGAGCTCGACCGATATCCATGGATTCGGATACTGACCCTCATTTCATGCAATTCTGGGACAGAGAAGCTAGACCACAAACAAAGTGACTGTTAGCAGAGGGTTTTATCATCATTAAGTGCAGTCAGGCCAAAGGCGTCGAAGTTTTTGCTCTGTAAAATGCATTGTTCAAGCCCTTGAGTAGGGCAAGTTGTCTCAATTTGTAGCAAATATAATACACGATACCACCCAGAATAGATCATCAAGAACTCCCGCTAAGCCCCAGACAACCATCAATTTTCAACTCTAAAGATCATTCTTCTCTGGACGTACCCAGAATAATCTTCTCAACAACTTCTCTCTCCCCACTTCTTTCAACCAGGGCCCTAAACATACCACCTTCAGTCTTTAGAAGCTCTCTCGGAGCCCCCGACTCAACAACCCTTCCGGCAtccaggaccaggatcttGTCAAAGTCCGCAATCGTGCTCAGTCTATGTGCAATAACCAGTAAACTCGAGTCGGACCTTCCAAATTCGGTGCGGATGGATTGCTGAATCAATGCGTCTGTCTCCATGTCCACCGCGGAAGTCGCTTCATCCAGAACCATGATCTTGGGACGGGTTAGAATGGCGCGGGCTAAACACAGGAGCTGCCGCTGACCGTGAGATAGATTGCCGCCATTCGTGGTTActggagaggagagggatgCGAAAAAGCCGGTTTCTTTGGCTTTTGAAGTAGAGGTTGAGGAAGCAGTGAGAGTTATGCTCGCGCTCATGGGGTCAGTTGGGCTTGTACCAGCTGTCGTAGTTGGACTCCGACTACCATCTGACGGAGGATAGGCCTCTGATCCCGAACAAGACGCCGAagcagagctggaggcaaGCGTCGACGTATCCTCAAACCGCAGCAGATGTACCCGTTCCAGCGCATTGAATAGTTCCAAGTCACTATGTTCCCCGAACGGATCAAGATTCGACCTTATAGTCCCCGAGAAGAGGACAGGATCCTGTGGAATGATTGCCAGCCGACTTCTCAGCTCGGACAGCTTGACATGTCCGATATCCAGGCCGTCCATCATAATCCGGCCGCGTCGGGCTTCGAGGAAGCGGAACAGTGCGAGTGTTAGGGAGGACTTTCCCGCGCCTGTGCGTCCCACGACCCCGATGCGCTGGTTATTATCTACTACAAACGACACCCCATTCAGGACAGGCGGCAGGTCAGGCGCGTAGCTGACTTCCAAGTCTTCGACCTCGATCCGACCCTTTGTCGGCCATGATGCAGGGGGCGTGTACCCGGATTGACTCTCCGTCTCGATATTAGCGTACTCCAGCACACGCTCGGTAGCATTCATATCAATCTCCACATTGGCATAGAACCGCAGTCCCATTGCCACGGCGTAGTTGTACTGCAGCGCAAAGCTCATCGCAAAGCCTGCCAGTGCGGCCGAGACACCGGGCATATAAACCAACAGTGAAGCAGTGAGTGTCGAGAAGAGCGCACCAACAAGCGCCATCCAGAACCCCAACCACCGATTGAAGAGCCAGAGGTACCAGGATGCTTGTGCGTGGCGAGTAATGAGGGTATGCATGTCGGCAATATACGTCTCTGCTTTATTGAAGGCGCGGATTGTAGAGAGGCCAGAGAGGCTGGAGCCGAATTTTTCCATCACGGGAGACTTGGCTGTACTTTCGAGGCGTTTTATTTCACGCACGCCAGCAAGGTACACGCTACAGAGGCGCATGCAGAGGGCCAGCAAGACGCAAGcaaggaacagaagaagaggggagacGGCTACTCCTGCAACCAATATACCCACTAACTCGAGCAGTTTGTACAAAACATGTCCGATATCGTAGCCGAGTCGCCAGTCGAGCAAGTAGATGTCAGATGTGAAGCGGTTGAGAATGCGGCCGAGGGGGACGGTGTCGAGCCAGCGTAGGGGCGCGCGGAGGATTGTTCCCAGCAGATCATTGAAAAGAGCgcgggaggaggagataaaggccagggccagggcaAGACACCTCAGAGTTCCAATTAGACAGGCAGCCATGGAAATGGCGATGTAGATGGTTAGGTAGAACATCAGATCGTGCCCGCTGGCTCTAGGCTCGCCTTTTCTGGTAGAGTCGCCGGTCCAGATGCTTACCCACCATGACTGCAATGGTATATCAGCACAATGTGCCtaagaaaagaagaacaagaaactTACCCTGCCCACAAGCAGCGCCATAAAAGCTGCATACGCCAGAAACGCCAATATCCACCACCAAACCTTGCCTCCCCTATTCAGATACGAAATATACACCTTCATTGATATCGCACCAGtctcgcgcttctcctcctggTTAAACTTCGGTATCGTCCGCGCACTGAATGCTGACGAACGCCGTCCAGTACTAGCAGCAGACGAGCGTTTCGGTTTCGGCAACTCTCGAAGAGGTGGCTCGGCTCTTTCTCTGCTGATTTCGGCTTTACCCATGAGGTTCGTTAACTCTCCGGTAGCATTCAGTTCAGCAACTGTCCCTGCGTGTGTGACGAAGCCGTTTTCCAAGAGGACACAGTAGTCTGTGCGCGGGAGACAGAGGCCAACATGGTGCGTCGCCAGGATTCTTGTTCTGTTATGGCCTAGTTCTCCAGTTAAGGCGTGTTCATAGACATGCCGGCCTGTTTCTGCGTCAAGCGCGCTGAAAATGTCATCCATGATTAGGATTCCGGCGCGAGAGTATAGAGCTCGAGCAAATGAAACCCGCCATCTCTGGCCGCCACTCAGATTTATCCCATTTGCACCTATATCAGTTAGATCTCCGTCCGGGAGCATCGTCATATCTTTCTCCAGCCCAGATGCGAAGATGGTCTGGCGGTATCGCTGCCGATCATACGGCAGTCCGAACAAGATATTCTCCTTGATTGACGCATTTTCCATCCATGGGCTCTGAGCTACGTATGCGATAGCTGTGTCGATAATCCAGTTCTCACGCAGCGCGAGGTGGTCAAACCTTTGTGATGGAGGCGGCGCACGCGGAACCTTTACTGAGCCTGCAAGGATATCGCATTCGCCAAGTATCGaggcgagaagaaggctcTTGCCAGAGCCAGACTTACCAACAATCATACTTAGACCCTTAACAGGGAACTCAAGGGTTAAATGGCGAAGGGCGAAACGGTCAGTGTCAGTCTCCCagtcattctcatcctcagaTGGCCATGCAACGGTTGCGTCTTTGAAGGTGATTCTCTCAACATCAGAAGTGTTCGACATCTTTTCTGCTGAGGACAGGTAGGTATCGATCCGATCCGCACTAATCTTTGCCTCCATCGCCTTGGAGAATAAATCAGGCAGACTGGCGAGAGACGACTCTAACGAGCTAAAGATGCTCAGGGCTGTAAAGGCAACTGACGGAGAAAGCTCCCCTCTCGTTAATGCATAAACTGTCAACGATATCGCAGAGAGTAACAGCGGTCCCATGATCCAAACAGACACCATTCCTGTTGTGTACACGGAGGTCTTCCAAAGCAGATCGAGCTCAGTTTCGCGCTTCTCCTTAATCCGGTCTTGCCATTGCTGCTCTAGCGCACCAAACTTGATTTGTCTTATTCCCTGAAGGACCTCTGTTACCGTGCTGGTCCGCTTGTCACTCGACTTCATGAACTCCTCTTGTGCCCGAGCGTATCGTTTTGTCAGCCATGAGTTCAATGGAGCCAGCAAGACTGCACCGCCGATTCCTGCCAGCAGACTCGGCCACCCGATGAGACGGACGAGAAAGCCGCCCGCAATCGCCAGTCTCAAAACGCAAGACGGGATGAGATAACTGAACGTGACGAAATCGGCGATGCGCTTTGCGTCAACAGCCGCAAGGTTGATAATGCTTTGGCAGTTTTGTTCCtgttcttcgccttctccgtcctcctcaccctcgtcctcccaACCTCCATGTTCCTGGGCAGCTCTTGTCTTCGGGGAATTTACATTTTTGCACCGCATCGATTTTGCAAAGATTAACCCGGACAAACCTTCGTATATTGGTATCCACAGGTCCGAATAGATCAACCACCAAAGCCATGACTCTATGCTTGACGAGAGTGCCAAAAGTAAACCCAGTCCAGCAACCCACATCCAGACAACCGTCGAGTCAGTCTGCAAGACAGCGCGTTCCTCCAGACTCTTCAGAATCTCATACAGAGCCACTTGCGGGCCGAAACCTAGGACACACACCACAAGACTGAGAAAACCCTGTACGATGAGCGCTCGGACATGCCTTTTGATCAGCGCAACCCACAGTTTCCGTCCAGCTTGgaactgctgcagcttgaAATGAACTGTCTCTGCGCGGGCAGTAAACGGTAGTTTAGGGAGGTCGTCGATGTTCAAGCTCCTATTTTTTGACGCAAAGTTGAGCAAGTCCGTTGTCCAACCGTATGTGAAGCGGTTATACGCGCTCACGGTGAGCTCCTGGTCAACGACCTGGCCTTCGAAATAGACGTTTGGGCGACGAGGGATCAGAATTGATACTGTTGCGCGGAGGCTTGAAATTGCGATTTGGGTTGAGAGGAGGATTGTGGACGCCGAGTTTATGGTCACGGTATGCCCGTTGCCCCAGAGGATGATCGTCTGCGTTGCTATACCTAGGATACAAACTAGAGATGCccagaaagaggagatacCGAGCCAGTATCTCTTGACACATGACCTTTCTGTTAGGAGGGAGACTGGTTGTATGCACATTGCCATCTATACCCAACTGTTAGACACgttttctctcctctgcaCTCCAGCccaggtcaagaagaaaactCACCCACCCAACCATACCGACCCACGAAATAGCCATAAAATGCCTTCCTCTAGCACCAGCACATGTGACAACAACTGCCTGCGCAAGCGAAACCGCGAACCCAAGGACAGAGAGCGTGGCGATGCTCCACGCCTGCCacttttctgctttctcgAACTCGAACACGGAGTGCTCTGTAGCTTCGCCATCTTCGTCAATGTATTCATGTCCTGCAGAGTCCAGCAACGCGTCGTATTCGTCCTCTAATGGCAACCGAATTGTCCCTCGTCTGCTCGCTGTATACCCTACAAGCCATCGAAGTGTAGATATTCGGACGCTGACAAGCAAAATCCCCACGAGGCCGAGCGCCCCGATCGCAATGGCCCAGCTTTCCGCCTTGGTGGATGGCATCCCTCATACCCACATCAATTGCTGACAACTGTGAATTTGACCCGTTCGATGATCCGCAATTGGCGTGGCGCGGAACGAGAGTCGGCagatggagggaaagaagcTTATTGCCATCAGGCGCGAGAGAAGCAAAGTTCCCTGAGATAAATTCAAGCCCTTTACCAGTAAACAAGGTCACGTCGTACATTCCAGTTCTGTGCCTGCATTCCTGACTTGAGTTCCGCCCTGGAAAAAGTCCCTGCTGAGCGGGCCACGCGGTGGACAGTGGATTATGTATTGTGTATTGCGTTACGATGTTTAGCAATTGGATTGGAGCTTGGCGCTCGGCGGGTAGCAGAATAGCGAATAGGAAGCGAAAAGCGCATCTGCCAAGACATAGTACTGTCATGTACTGTATCAGGACAGGGCAAGGGCGCGAAGGTACTGAAGGAAGGGTTATAGTAGTGAACACCTGCGAAGTTGCGGAAGGGTAGAGAAAAAGACTAGGGAAAGAAATAGAATCATGGTTTATGCAGGTCAGCAGGTACACTGGCCTCACTCTCGAAATTGTAACCGTTGAGTAACATGGTCCTACCATCAACCCGTTCTATCTTTGACGGCAGGGCACCTTcgaatgaggatgatcgGGTCAAGAGATCAATCGATTGCATCTCGGTAAGTATTTGATACTAAATTATTCCTCCCACCAAGCAAAGGGTCTTGGAATTCTGAATATGTATATTACTGAGCTGTGTACGGTCGTACTACAGTGTTTGTGTCCTCGTGCGATTATATATTTTCTCGTCCGCGGGCGGGTGTAACCATACTATTCCTCACGAGAAGGTACGTATAAGATACCTTGCGCATGGTAACAGCATTATATATATAGGAGACTGAATACCTCAGTCTTAAGTAATGATTCAAAGACTGAGTCATTGCTTAggtgagcagaagaagcagggtTCGAGCGACGCTCGCTGGATACCAAGGATAACAAGGTTAACAAACTCTCTACAGAACGAACTACCAGGAACAGAGTGCATTGAATGATGAGTATTCGCCTGTGTATCGATGTATGCCAGATATTTGGAACACGATCCTTAGATtaaaggatgaggaggtccGATGCTGCTTGTCAATCAACTGCCAGCTGTATCGAGCAGTCACGTCTACAAAGGATCAAACATGGTCGATGACAACACTAGTGCAGTGATAATTTCGCTCGCCTATCCGAAGGCGAGAGTACACGAGATCTATGCTCGCCAGTGTATGATGCTTAGCTGGTGTTTTCAAAGCTCGGTTCCCTTGTTTAGGTAACAAAGTAAACAAGGTATGGGATAGCATTAGAACATCTGCTGGAGTGACGACTGAACCAAGAAAAAGCATCGGGAGCCAAATCACTGAGAAGTGGGCTTGCTCAATGACGATCAAGGCTCCACAGACGATGAGCAACCCGATGTCTCTAACTTTATACCGTCGCCGGGCGTTATCGGACACGGAGAGTGTATCCTGAGGGGCCAGAGCAGGTACTGCCGCGTTTACCTCTGCCCATCTGCAAGTCTACAGTGAAGTAACCTAGTGAATGACCGGACAATCTGTGGGTATCTTGCATGCTGCTGAGGGGTGGGACTCAAATTTCAAAACACCAAGCCAGAAGTGTTTTCGTGCACGCGAACCCCCAAGACATACGGTGTGCTCGAGCACCGAAACTGCATGTACCACCTGGCTCCAGCAAATATCTGAGCGTCAGAGTGAGGAATACGAGCCCGGGCAACGAGGGGCATGGTCAAGACGAAGTGATAGACCTTTCCATCGATAATATGCAGTGCACGTGTCCGTCCCGCATACTCTCAACGATAGGACCCTGAAAAGTTTcaggtcaaggatatcagGCAGCGGGTACTAGATTGTCGCGTGGGGAATCCATTGATAATAAGAAAGACTTTGCAGATACTGGATGAGAAGTCCGCTTTTTTGACGCCCAGAGAGTGGCCGCTTGTCCTATCCATGTTAGAAGGATGCCGGGCATTTGCTTTTTCTACTCATCAAGCTATCGATGAGGCAGAAGACCTCAAGGCTAGGTTGAATCCGACCTAGTCATTCTGGAAAAATCTCGGGCTTGCGTTCATCTCGTTGTCGGACACGCCGTAGCTGGTGTGCGTCTAACCGCCACTGCAGGGTCCAGCGAATGTCGCGCGTTCCGACGCGCACGACGAGTACAGGCCGGCCCCACTGAGAAGGCTGTGCAGGCTGTGCGAACGGGGTGGCTAACAGGGAAAAATCGCCGAATTAGGACTGTGGGAACGACAATCGCCAGAATCTGCAAGGACACCGCTTGAGGCACATACATCCAACGCGGATGCAGGGATGAGACATTGACAACCTGACAGGACACGCGACTGGGTAGAAGGTTTCCAGAACACAATTAAAGAGGTCCACGCGAGCTTGCATATCCTGATGAGCTTTCTGGCCCACGTGAAGCAGCTACGTGGAATTCTGCGAGCCTTGGATGAAAAACTCTGTCTCTCGGCAACAACAAGACCGAGCAAGTGAATAACCATGCGAGCAACTGCAAAGTACAGCGAGTTAATGACCCCCACGAGAGATTGCGTTGCAACACTTTCAACACGAGCCGCCACCTGATGCAAGAGTGAGGTGAAGGGCtagaa carries:
- a CDS encoding uncharacterized protein (transcript_id=CADANIAT00007898); translated protein: MAATAQSQSEEVAVEIKANATVHNREIGTDESVLFEDTRTPHAPQAPSTMNIAIRPNAPQDLPVLLSRVSKLGASYAQNEDEDIRAEYLDAGPPSRSLPATAENAFNVRRAHYAAIETCVDLGVFVSLSKDDTPKTVAELAKATHADPLLLCMLLPQRVLLFSPIWHADKPARLLKHLSTMGVIIETSEDTYLCNGFSTSLSNKRYSDAYPCMFARYLPLYSSFQQSPLIPSLGPTASHTASPACPRFSREPTTPTQAMVAIPRSKTDNASASTSSNSPRNTSPTAQSSITTGQPTVRPT
- a CDS encoding TspO/MBR family protein (transcript_id=CADANIAT00007899), which codes for MPWSFVLPQAIFASPLLATLTPVATGSTIGYLVNRYGTKPKYHALKQPPASPPSWLFPPVWTLLYGLTGYASYHFTVNTLEPDTTITQTLYTAQLFLNHLWMPLFFAARKPILAAGDIVLLGGTVATLMRELWGSDRVSFWLFAPYAAWLGYATYLNFGTGILNNWRIPDVPEERKRRNE
- a CDS encoding uncharacterized protein (transcript_id=CADANIAT00007900), which gives rise to MSSLLQAKPHLTAALSFLAFGASACRNIIESSEGAPGPPQRTDKSALLSEWPGSNGIKRETQKTHWVTSLVALQVDVPVAQLVRCGISEVGDAYDLARNLFSAFLDARARGLEAWFLDKDVPQLSFTPWSLLFGRSHSAGAFMLGHWSSARRIQLDQPILHSETANPICEFRPSKAMITASNINAETDAAGTVLYWKFPRRSVDQVDKAASYGIPWRLMEGAFQEFIVEKITSETTKVTYVTVGCGNMYPGGQRERTSKGAVVVV
- a CDS encoding putative ABC bile acid transporter (transcript_id=CADANIAT00007901), with amino-acid sequence MYDVTLFTGKGLEFISGNFASLAPDGNKLLSLHLPTLVPRHANCGSSNGSNSQLSAIDVGYTASRRGTIRLPLEDEYDALLDSAGHEYIDEDGEATEHSVFEFEKAEKWQAWSIATLSVLGFAVSLAQAVVVTCAGARGRHFMAISWVGMVGWMAMCIQPVSLLTERSCVKRYWLGISSFWASLVCILGIATQTIILWGNGHTVTINSASTILLSTQIAISSLRATVSILIPRRPNVYFEGQVVDQELTVSAYNRFTYGWTTDLLNFASKNRSLNIDDLPKLPFTARAETVHFKLQQFQAGRKLWVALIKRHVRALIVQGFLSLVVCVLGFGPQVALYEILKSLEERAVLQTDSTVVWMWVAGLGLLLALSSSIESWLWWLIYSDLWIPIYEGLSGLIFAKSMRCKNVNSPKTRAAQEHGGWEDEGEEDGEGEEQEQNCQSIINLAAVDAKRIADFVTFSYLIPSCVLRLAIAGGFLVRLIGWPSLLAGIGGAVLLAPLNSWLTKRYARAQEEFMKSSDKRTSTVTEVLQGIRQIKFGALEQQWQDRIKEKRETELDLLWKTSVYTTGMVSVWIMGPLLLSAISLTVYALTRGELSPSVAFTALSIFSSLESSLASLPDLFSKAMEAKISADRIDTYLSSAEKMSNTSDVERITFKDATVAWPSEDENDWETDTDRFALRHLTLEFPVKGLSMIVGKSGSGKSLLLASILGECDILAGSVKVPRAPPPSQRFDHLALRENWIIDTAIAYVAQSPWMENASIKENILFGLPYDRQRYRQTIFASGLEKDMTMLPDGDLTDIGANGINLSGGQRWRVSFARALYSRAGILIMDDIFSALDAETGRHVYEHALTGELGHNRTRILATHHVGLCLPRTDYCVLLENGFVTHAGTVAELNATGELTNLMGKAEISRERAEPPLRELPKPKRSSAASTGRRSSAFSARTIPKFNQEEKRETGAISMKVYISYLNRGGKVWWWILAFLAYAAFMALLVGRSWWVSIWTGDSTRKGEPRASGHDLMFYLTIYIAISMAACLIGTLRCLALALAFISSSRALFNDLLGTILRAPLRWLDTVPLGRILNRFTSDIYLLDWRLGYDIGHVLYKLLELVGILVAGVAVSPLLLFLACVLLALCMRLCSVYLAGVREIKRLESTAKSPVMEKFGSSLSGLSTIRAFNKAETYIADMHTLITRHAQASWYLWLFNRWLGFWMALVGALFSTLTASLLVYMPGVSAALAGFAMSFALQYNYAVAMGLRFYANVEIDMNATERVLEYANIETESQSGYTPPASWPTKGRIEVEDLEVSYAPDLPPVLNGVSFVVDNNQRIGVVGRTGAGKSSLTLALFRFLEARRGRIMMDGLDIGHVKLSELRSRLAIIPQDPVLFSGTIRSNLDPFGEHSDLELFNALERVHLLRFEDTSTLASSSASASCSGSEAYPPSDGSRSPTTTAGTSPTDPMSASITLTASSTSTSKAKETGFFASLSSPVTTNGGNLSHGQRQLLCLARAILTRPKIMVLDEATSAVDMETDALIQQSIRTEFGRSDSSLLVIAHRLSTIADFDKILVLDAGRVVESGAPRELLKTEGGMFRALVERSGEREVVEKIILASLSQNCMK